The Anastrepha ludens isolate Willacy chromosome 2, idAnaLude1.1, whole genome shotgun sequence DNA window TATTATCTGCACTGTAGCCTTTTGGGATTTGATACTTTGGAAACTGTTTATTCGATTCGATTAATTAGTTCCCAGTAGAGcattaaaattatcaaaaaagaaaattaattttgaattaggGGGAAGAACATTTAATTCGTTATGAGTGCTagcatttctttattattagttACTGTGGTTGATAaatttaaccattttttgttgctaaaaattcaataaatgtaTACTATAGTATAATATCAATTAAGAAAATATGCCAAgtgttaaaaataatagaaatagtaGTGGAAAATAATAGATATTAGtccctaaaataaaaataagtggcGCATATTGCATACTATCAAGTTATTTTAGAGCGCCGACCTTGATAAAAGTCTTTTCTTTTCTCAAACATATAAAAGAGTATATATCAAGCCTGCCAATggtttttttgacaattttaaatATGCGTATGCGAAAATATAtgctattttttgatatttgcgcACTTTTGGTAGAACTTCTTATTTGACTTTAACAGGTTTTTATTTTAGATGAGATGAATCCTGATCTATATTACGATGGATGCCAAACCTACAGTTATAAAAACATACACATCATTGCACATTTGACATAACAATTTAGGCCGACTTAGCCCATTCTTTTTGTTAAGCACTGAATTGCCGGTTTTTAATGGATTATTTAAACTGCTAATTATTGGCCCTAAGCTCCAACCGGAGTTAAAggatattattaatatatacaaTCGTTCAAGCTTTAGCTGAAGAAAAcatcttataaaatttattcgaaCTGAAAGCAAAACCTATTCAAGTCAAATAAGTTATTTTCTCAAAAGGGCACTAGGTATATTCATTATGAGTTACTTGGACTATGAGCTAAATCGAAAATTATAGCTTTTATTATATAGTTacttaaaaatcaaaacaaaaaaaagtctgAAACATATACGCGCCTGTATTACTCGTatgtatattgaattttttttacgaaatatcaaaatttctcaTTTAACACAATTTATTTTAAGCTATCTTTTGAATACTCATAATAAGACATTAAATCCCCGTAACTCGTTTTACACCATGTTTGCACTTCCTGTTAAGAGGTATgcttttaatcatttaaaatttttaaccaattaaaataaattatagaatgTGTTGACATcacatagtgttttttttttttcataaaaaccaaTTTGCGTAAATACGAATGGCTTacagtaaatatttatgtatattattttaatgacaaaaaaatcTTAACCTAAAACGAATTGTTCATCTGGTTCATCCACTTCTTCGATATCCTCAACAGCACCTCGTGGCACTTCTATATTTGTATTCTCACCACTGTCGATAGCTGGGCCTTCTTCTACATCATTCACATTAGCATAATTTTcaatctcatcatcatcatcctcaTCGTCGTCATCATTGTCGTCATTTTCATCATCATCCTCCTCACCTTCTTCGAAATCATCTTCACTTTTATCGTCAACATCCATACGCTCCACAAAGTCCTCACCGCCATTGTTCACATCATTTGCATCATCATCctcctcatcatcatcatcatcgtcatcatcatcatcatcatcttcttctTCGTCGTCATCACCCTCAGCATCGACGTCAATCTCCACATTACCAAACTCCTTCGTTTTACCTACAGCATTCgtctcctcctcctcctcctcctcctccttctCTTCATTTATCTCATTTTCATTATCTGGCAAAACATCCGCTAACCCGCTGGGTTGATCCAGTTGCTGCAGTGCATGCTCTGGATGTTTCGACTTCAAGTGTCTAACAATGTTTATCATGTAGTTAAATTTGGCTTCACAGTAGCGACACTGCAGATACATGCCATATGGCAAATGCTTAAATTTGTGAGTTTGCAAATAAACGAGAGATGTGGCATTTACACGTTCTTTACATTCGTTACACTCCTCCAACCAATCGAATATTTTGGTGAAATTGAGCTCATCATGTTTATGCAACGAATGTGCACTGGCGATGTGATCCTGCCACAAGTGCCAATTATCATATTTTATACCACATTGCGGACATTGTATAATGTATGAGCATATCGACGATTCGCAACCGAAACCATATTCCACATCCTTTGTCGCaacagttttattttcatgttgaTCATCATCTATAATCACTGCATTGTCTTCATCCTCTTGATTATCATCATTGGCAGCGTTGTCAGTATCCTTCTTCTCTTTTTCTTCGCACTCCTTATCCACCTCCATACTGACTGTGGCCGGTGAGGGATCAGCCACTTCGTCGCCTCTGCTCTCCACTTGTAGTTCGAGTTGTTCCATTCCATGATTTGGGTGTTTTTGCTTCATGTGCTTAATAATGTTAATCATATAGTAATACCTCACATCACAGTATCGGCAATGGAGATAGGTGCCATAAGGCAAGTGCTTAAACCGGTGTGTTTGCAGATTGATGAAATTTGCGCCTGTAACACGCTCCTTGCATTGAATGCAAATGTGCAAATGATCGTTGATCTTTTTGAATTTGAGTGATGCCATGCTATGCAAAGCATGCACTTTTTCAATGTGCTCGCGCCATGGATGCCATTTTTCGAATTTGATGCCACATTGCGGGCATTGTATAATGTACGGACATTTTTCTTTAGATGTTATCGAAAAGTTCAGGTGTTTTGTAGGACCGGAATTTCCACTGTTGCCTGGCAAGGGACGCGCTAAACTCATGGGTGAGCCCTTTGCTTTGGTGTTGTAGTTGGGTACGCGCTCATTTCCTAACAACGGGCACCTATTGGTTGTACGATTTAGATGcttaaaaaacatttgtttacgTACAAATAGTCCATAGCATTTGGTGCAACAAAAAGATTTGTATGGCAAATGACGGAATTTGTGGGACTGCAGTTGCCCAATCGCACCCTTCGTATGTGTTACTGTGACGCGTTTATAACACTCCAAACAAATGTAGTGGTGCGCGTCTAATTGACGGAAATTCAATCCTTGCCGACTGTTAAGGTCATGTGCCGTGACAATATGCTGACGCCATAGAGCGTGTGTATCAAATGCTTCATTGCATTGCGGGCATCGGTAGGTTATCGATTCGTGATCTACGGCATTGTGGTTAGAAATTACATCCTCAGTCGTCAAAGGTTTGAACACGTTAAATGCTTGCGTGGACGATGGAATGTCATATGAGCTACTTGTATTAAAGCGCATTTGAGGCGACGGTGACATCGATGGGCTGGAATTGCGTGATTCACGTGGATCTACCAAATTGTGACGTATACGTAGATGCGTGATCATATTAGGTTTGTGATTGTAACATGTGCTACAGAGGCGACATTTTATATACAGCTTATACGGCAAGTGACGGAATTTGTGGTCTTGTAGACCTTTCAATTTAGCACTATTTACAATTTCCTTACATTCCACACACTGGAAATGAAATTTATCTATTTGGCTAAAGTTTAATTCGTAACGTCGATCGAAGTAGTGAATATCGTTGATGTGACGACGCCACTCATATTGTGATTTAAATTCTTCACCGCATGCGGGACATAGATAGCAAAAATATTGCTCAATGCTTGGTGCGCCAGCACCTGAATTGGAGTTGGTCTTTACGTCTTCATTTCCAGTAGGTATCAAAAGCAAATCGTCATCGTCATTGTTTTCGCTTTCAATTGTAGACGTCGAATTTTTCATATGATGCTTCAGTTTATGGTCTTGTAATGCGCCTCCAGACTCAAATGTACAATAACATAAAGAGCAGACATGAGCTTGTGAGGGCTTCTTGAAGTCATGTTGTTCTCGAGTATGCTTTTGCAGTGCTTGTGCCGTACTGAAGGTAGAGTAACAATCAGGGCATACATGTCGTTTTGTGGGCATAGCAAAACTGTCATCATTTCTGCCTTCACCGAACAACGGTGATGAATCATTCAACGGGAATACTTCATCATTATTGCCTTCATCCAAAAATTGTATCTCATATATTACACCGTTATGACTAACAATTTCCTTAACTGGTGCCGTACGCGGTGCTCTCACCTGCGATGGAGTTTGTGGTTGTTGGAATGATGATTGTGGTCGTATGTTCTTGCTAGCTGCTGCAGCaatcgctgctgctgctgcggttTTGGGATTAATATGATGAACTTTGCGCAAATGCTTAACTAGACCCTTGCGATCCGTATATGATTTGGTACATATACGACATCTTATGTATGCTTTGTGAGGTAAATGTGTGAAATAATGTTGTTGCGCATTTTGCACGCCGTAGGCATTCGTAATTATTTTGCCGCACAGTCGACATTGCAGTTGATGCTCATTCAAAACTACAAAACATAGTGTCTTTAAATCGGTATAGTGGTGTGCTTTGACAATGTGCTTGCGCCACATTTTCCTTTCGAAAAACTCTTTGCCACACTTTGGACATAAGTAATCTATTTGCGTCTCATAAATATCACGAACATCGCTCTTTCCTTGCTCGTCAGCTAGTGCTTGATCGTCGTCATTGTCATTTAATGGTGCCGAATATGGATCTAACGAGCCACCGTCTTGGCTCTCATCGGCGGCCACATCGCCATACTCATCATTATCAAGACGATGTTGAGTAAGTAAATGCTTTACAATATCTTTGTGGCTATTGAATGTGCGGAAACAAAGCTTACAGCGCACCCATGCTTTACATGGGAGGTGAGAGAATTTGTGTAACTGCAGTTGTTCTATTGATTTATCAGACATAACCTTAAAGTATGagataaacaaaaaagtatagATTGAATTAAAACTTAGTGCGGaaatcaattaatattttaaattattttattccaaatattttaacctTTTACCAtggaaatatacaatatatcgtccccttagtataacaatagcctatgtgctcataggctattatgtttttattgaagttttggattctccatcgtcgattttatatgtggtcaaaattttgtcaaattctagttccacaaagtgggtcaaaacgtcagtcaaaaaataataaatatttacagacataacgagatttgagtgagagctactttcgacaaaaagtttgaaattcattttctcaaaacatcaaaaaatttataggctattttaatactaaggggacgatatataactggcgcttacaccctttttgagtgtttggtcaAGCttctactcctatttgtggcgagcgACTTGACGATggcccacaaatggagggtcctacagtttcaagccgactccgagcgggagatattttttatgagggcttctttcatggcaaaaacacaatcgcaggtttgccattgcctgccgaagggcgaccgctattagaaaaaactttttctttactttgatgtttcacagagattcgaacctacgttctatcCGCATTTGgaatagtaatcacgcaccaacccattcggctacggcggccgcctttaaAACATAATGGAACGTCTAAAaaaaagagtcatcgaaatagttttttcgtaattttttagtAGGAGTATTTTCATGTAGTTCGTTTCAGTCGGGGCCGCATGACATTTCATTAAATAACGGTAATTCACTATGTGCAACTGATACTGCTTAATTCCTAATGAACaacaattaaatataagagGCATTTTTATAAAGTCCTGATCCTGCGTACTTTGACATtcgtttgtttttgtctttgctACTACTATTTCTTATGCAAGAGTTTAATCAAGTAGAGGCTTGGGGAAATACGTTCCACAAATTCAGTTCATGCAAATGAAGTAATGgctcaacaaaaataatatatttcaaaataggACTTGTTTGGTTAAATAGAATTCACTCACCAAAAAATGATttgattttacttaaaatttgcttttctcGAGACACTTAAGTACTTACCTTTTTACATTCCAAACACTCTACAGTGGAATGAATACGCTGTCGAAACCCAAGTCCGGTTATGGTACAAAAATTGTGCATTTCTTGTACGTGTGAGAGCCAATCATTCTTTATCGTAAACTCCGTGCTACAAACCGGGCAAATATATTGTATGTGCTTTTCACATTTTCTCTCATTAATATTGGCATTTTCACTTTGACGTTGATCGGAGACTTGTGAAGAACTTCGACTAAGAGCATCTTCTAAAATTGAGGTGGTAGGAAACTTAGATTTAATTGTGGTTTGTTCAAGCAAATTTTCCCCGTCTTGTTCATCAGGATCAAATGGTTcatttttcacctcaacactGTCGTTTGTGTTTTCAAATATGTCCACTGCATTACCTTTAATATCCCTGATCTCTAATCGTCCCTTTGTCAACGCGGGTGTAGTTGCCCGACTATTGTTATGGCTGCTACTGTTAgagttattttttgcatttcccATCATTGATAATACTTCTTCGCGATGACACAATCGCAAGTGCACAATCAAGTCCtgtctatatttatataaacgaTGACAGAGTTTACATTTTGTACAGCGATGGGGTAAATGTGTAAATTTATGCTTTAGCAAATTCTCCATAGCATGCATGGCAATAGGCTTGCTACATTCTAGACATTTGTGATATAATTTGTCAATTGGTATGAAATTCAAGCCGCGTCGTGTATTGTATTGGTGAACTCCATTTATATGTCCCTTCCAAGCGCTTTGCGAATCAAACTCTGAACCGCAAGCTGGACAAATGTACATTATTGCTATATCATAATTAACAAACGCATCTTGAGGATTctttgagttatatggtttCGATAAACTCGACGACTGACGTTTATCCGCAGTTGGTTctattccaaaattaaaaattgtattatcaTCTTCACCTTCTGCATCTGGTGTAGATGTCATTTGTTGTAAAAGAGATTCAGGCATGATATAGCTATCATCGTGTCCACCATCATCTGCTACTTCTTCAGgctcgtttttaatttttgtttcttttttgctacTGCCATTCGCAGCATCCTCGGCATCATCCGTAGTATACTCGTTTGAGAACATAAAAAGCTggtccattttgttttttggatatttttcatcaacttatatatttttcctaaatATGTGTTTAAATTAAAACCAATATCACCGATTAAAAAACAGTCGTTTTGGATTTTTCATGGCTTTGAGTTTACTCACTTTTGtgtcttttatattttaagctAATTCCCTTCCTTTTTTTCGTCTCCGCCTTTAAAGAGAACCAGCACCCTCcttctttatttttgcaatttctctatttaacatacatttaccAAACACTAAAATCCAAAAATGCATTTAGATTTACCATTATTAATAGCCTTTTAATCTCATGGAGAATTTTACAAACATTTAGAGAACGTCAAGCAAACAAATTTGCGAAACTTTGCTCAAACCtgacaaaaattgaaagaaatttccACCATTTTTCGCTTGGCGGTGTACTGGGGTCGTTTAATCAAAGGCGACGCTAAATTGATTCGGCTGTGAGCTAGTTCAATGCCTACATGTAAAACATTAATAGTGTGGTTACACTTGACTTTTATGTACGTAGCTTAACAAAATTTAGAGAAATCTGTCATATGGGAGACATGTATAAATTATTACTAAAGTCTTATAACAGGTTAACATATAACTAGactatctactttttcgtgcttaactcccaatccgtaattaaaaagcgagattgtGTGTCCAAAATTTCTCTCctgaaatctgagattataaaataatcctatatTATTACCATACTTTTTTctatacaaccctgtgttttctgtgttatagaTAATTAATTTTACGAATATAAAGAGAATCgttaaagtaaaaactaaatagaatggatgccggcaaagaaaacaggtttgtagacataattaaaataaaatgtttgttaggtattattaattatacattcatataacagaaaaaagcgtgtgttatatatatataattggcgcgtacaccctttttgggtgtttggccgagctcctcctcctatttgtggtgtgcgtcttgatgttgttccacaaatggagagacctatagtttcaagccgatacaaaacggcagataattttatgagaagcttttgcacggcagaaatacactcggagtttttgttctaaagagtgaagtgaaatgaaatgctTTGTACCAAATTGTACAggataaattaagaaataatttaataatagtttaaatatattcttatttatagaaaaatcttCAGCTCCCGAATTTGAGAATTCATTGAATTCTGTCAAAGCTTTAATAATTGTGGCACAAAATGCAGAACGGGTTTTCACGCACTTTACAAAGAAAGtcccattattttgaaaatatgtatgggAAGTAAGGAAGGAACCCCGTTACAACAGAGCAGGAGAGTATGCCACACCACACATTATATGGAACATAAAGCGGAGTGAAAGTATAAACCCTTGAGATCTTTAATTTATAGATttgaaaattagatttaaaaaaggatatttaaaaatattgattaataatAAGTTGTAGTTAATTTTTCTTACACTAATCATTAACATTATTAAGATCTTCTCCGAGACAAAGGGCATCGGAAGGACATGAGATGAGAGTGCAGATATTCAAATCAACGGTACAATGAAGATATTTAAAAGATACGAAGCAGAAGATTTACTGGTGACGATAAAAATAAGATTCAAATATGACTAGATTACCTACTTACTTTTCCCAGCTTAGTTAAATCAAACACACTTAAATATTCCAGCAAATAAatttctgtgaaaaaaaaaccttttgttaattttacagctgatctgccatatgtgaacgggtagattaattttgtagatttattgctaattactgcatatgtgaacgtacttttaggcACTAAAATTTAGACGAACTGGACTTATGGTGAACAATAGCGATCAGTATTAGAAACGAATGTTTGCGGATTACTCAATCTCATCCATTAAATTTTGAGCTTCCCATAGTTGAAACCGACAAACCATTGCGGTAATCGGACACAAAAATCCAATGTAATTCCGTTCCATTTCATATCAAACAATCCAAATACGTATGAAACTATTTCTGCTACTATATTTCTATGTTAACAATCATCTCTTTTGGATGCTGTGCATGCAACTCTGATGTTTGTTTATCTTATTTCTTGCTATTCCATTCTCTTTCATAAATTACATTACCGTATTTGGACATAATTAACTGTTATATctgtttacatacaaataaagcaacttatatatttacttattccatatagaagaattcCATACACATCATTTGGAGTAATGGAGCAAATagcatacataaaattaaaaagcatcATAAATTAAACACGATGGTCAAATTATGGGCAACCCTGCTTATGTTACATTTAAAACAAACCAACAACTCGACTGCATTCGTTAGCACATTTCTGgcaaaatttttcaactttgtgACCTTCTCCAAAAGTGTGCTACAACGCCAACTTCTTTTTGTCTGCCCAATGTATTTAAATGGAGAGAAAACCAAACCTACCAACGATAGTTGCAACACCAAACAAATTAGTCTTTGGATTCCTAGTGAATTAGTTGGTGGCTGTCACACAGTTGGGAGCGGTTACGCTTGCATCGTTTTGAACCGCACACTGCAAGCGCCAccacaaacaataaaacaagtATGGCAAAATGGTAAATATtatgcaattaaaaataattatttttgttaatatgcacaaatatattttcacagCACAAATTCGTTGCTTAATAGACGGCGGTGCCAACCATTGGCGCGAATTTCTACAAAAGCATTGTGCcctcgaaaaattaaaagaccccGAATACATAACAGGTGATTTCGACTCAATAACAGAGGAAACTCGTAAATATTTCAGTGCACCTAACACTAAATATCAACACACACCTGACCAGAATGAAACTGATTTTACAAAAGCTCTTCGGTTTTTACAACCGCTTATGAAAGCACAGAATCTTCACGAAGTTATTGCATTGCAAGAGAATACGGGCCGTCTCGATCAAATCAtggcaaatataaatacattattCAAATTACAAAGCGATACTCTAAATGTATATCTCCTGAGTAGTGCTTGTTTGAGTTGGCTACTTCTGCCTGGAAAGCATACAATTGTAGTACCGAAAGAACTAGTAGCCTGCCATCGTTGGTGCGCTTTGATGCCGATTGGAAGTAGGGCCAATATGGTTACTACTAGAGGATTAAAGTGGAATTTATGTATGTCtactttaattatttaaaatgtatatacgatttatttgtattatcatttaacAGCACAATCCCCGCTGGAGTTTGGTTATATGGTTAGCACATCGAATACTTATGAAGCAGAAGAGGTCTATGTAGAAACAGATAGCAGTTTAGTGTGGTCCATGGGATTATGGACACAAAAAGATTAACAAGAAGTGTAATTACAAATGAGGAACTGTACAAAATGTTTACTTAATAtgcaaattattataattatctaTATATTGACGGTGATTCTGGTATTCGTTCCATCTCATTTTCTGGCGAATTTGATCAAGTGCGTACAAATTCATGCGTCCGAACAATTCTCCATAGTTTTcttattcgaaatttttcattGTAGGTATACCAGTAAATATTAGTCAAAGGGAAATAGGATGAAGTCGCAAACTTGTCAACGGTCGCGAACTTGTCAACGCAAAATTTGTGTTCCTCATAGGTCTCCTGCGGACCTATTGCTATGTAAATGCATGCTTTAATGGCTttattcttatatatatatatacatacttaaatattttacttaaatacaaTGTGATTCCTTGGTACCATATTTATATCTGACCAAGAATTCTCATTCCATCAGTGTTcccaaatatgtatgtttgtttatgttgttataaaaacaacaacgactAATAACTGTCAATGCAGAATCATTACTCAAACATAAATGGGTGTTTTCCACTATTCTAATAACACCCAGATGGAAACTTTTCTGTGGGCGGAGCGATCTTTGGAACAATTATTAATTCTGCTGTCATcctttttaaagtaattttaattGTTCTCAATGGAGTAATTTACTGGTTGttacagcataaacatttcccatacatatacgcggaatgctgctaaagtggcagtccttggcggGATATAAATCGGGGTCCTTTTATCCACTCaaacaattaagaaaaatctGAAGAATctgttttattaagaaaaaagtaatttatttgagaattcttaattttcaaaatacatatgtacatgctaaATTCTTAAGCAAAGtatctacataaatatatatgcctGGGCTATTCgactttcaaaacttaaaatgttTCGCACTTTATCATACGTTTCATTCGTGCGTGAGCCTGCTTCAAATGTACCagcaatttcatattatttgcgATGGTAGCATTCGTGTTATTACTGGCATTGTTATTGCTAATATTGTTATATGTGCCCCCACTTCGTAGCCCATTCGGACGCACGCTACACGCCTGCGCACGATGTAAAcgcaatttttcttttgtcgTGAAATACTTTCTGCAATCTTCGCACGCATAGAGCTCTGCCGTGAACTCGGTATTATCGAAAGTACTGTGTTTGCTAGGCATATTATCTTTATAATCATGACATTCTTGTAGATGATGCATCATTTTCGGTTTACTGGATTTTGTTTTCGAGCAAAGTTTGCATTTTAAATAAGCTTGGAATGGCATATGCATGAAGCGATGACGCTGGAGTTCGGCGTACTTGGAGGTGTGCTGCACATCCATGCAGTCGAGACAAAGATAGGACTGTTGATTTTCTAGCAATTGAAAATTCGTTTGAATTGCATTTTCAATGTTGTGCTCGTTGAAAACATGCGTGCGCCAACTAGATTGCTCATTGAATTCACAGCCACATTCAGGACAGAGATAGCGAATGTACGCTTCCAGTAGTGCTTTCTTGCTGGATTTATCGATTACAGGGAGCTTGGACATTTTGTCCTCCATGTTGGCTGTGGGAGGTAATTTTGTAAGCTTTGACGATGTTTCCGACTCGCTTAATTTTAAACGTTTTCGTGGCGGCGTTCTAACAAAGTTGTGCTGCGCTAATGTTTCATTATTCTCGTCCACTGTATTTATTTCAATGCATATTACTTGCTCTTCGTCAACTGTATTTTCTTGTTTCAAATTTTCACCTTTAACTTTAGATCTGCTATCGATGTTTAGTTTAGAAGGGTATGGTTGTGATTCCTCTTCAATTGACTCGAATACGTCAGCGCATAATTCTTCAAAGTCGTCTTCTGTGGCTGACTCAGTGGGAGTagcaacatattttttatctatCATATTGTAGTCTTTAATGATCCGGACATTACTTCGTCGGTTTACAGTAGTGGGCAATCCACTACTTCTCTGCTCTTGTTGCTTAGCAGCGAGTCGAGCCTTTTCACTGGCATATGTTTGCTTCTTCAGTGGTCTCCCGCGCTTATTGTCGTTGGTTGCATCCATCTCCTCGCTGCTATCCGTTACTCTATACCGTCTCAATATTGCATCCAGCTCAGTGTTCAGACGATCATTTATCTTTGCTCCCCACTCTATAGGTTTCCTTACAAATGGCTTGGCTTCGTTGAAATGTCGCGGATGTGCATAAATGAAATGTCGAAATATTTCCGATTTGAAAGACTTCTTTACCATACAGAAGGCGCATTTAAAGTATAAACGGAAGGGCAGATGTGTGAAGCGATGTCGCTGCAATTTTGGATGTTCATTGGTATACAAAAGTTTGCGGCATTGCAAACAGTAATGGTTGCGGGAACCCGAGATGCGATGCATTCGCAAATCATTAGAAGTGGACTGATGCGAGTTCAAATGCTTGAGCCACTGTTCGAACCTCTCCACAGTCTTCCCGCATTGCGGGCAAATAAAACGTAAGTAAAATTCAGGATTTAGACGTGGATCGCGAAGTAGTTTCTGTTCCGCCGTTGGGATTGCATTGGTGGTGGTCTCACTTTCGACTTGTCGCATTTTTTCTGCCATAATAATTTGCCGGCTGTGGAATCGATAGAGGTGTTCGCAGAGTGCACGTTTCCGAGTAAATCCGCCTTTGCAGTGGCGACAACGATAGGTTCGGTTAAATGGCAAGTGTAAAAAACGATGATATTGGAGTAGTGCAATGGCCTGATTGGCATTAGCCACCCATTTATGACATACTTGACATTCATGGAAGCTCTCACTGATCTCTTTAAAGTCAAAATCTGCTGGCGTTTTATGTATGTAGTCATGTTCCTCATTTAAATGGCGACGCCAATCCTGTTGCGATTCGAATTCAACTCCACATTCAGGGCACACAAAGGTCATGTGCGACT harbors:
- the LOC128870222 gene encoding zinc finger protein 423 isoform X2; its protein translation is MDQLFMFSNEYTTDDAEDAANGSSKKETKIKNEPEEVADDGGHDDSYIMPESLLQQMTSTPDAEGEDDNTIFNFGIEPTADKRQSSSLSKPYNSKNPQDAFVNYDIAIMYICPACGSEFDSQSAWKGHINGVHQYNTRRGLNFIPIDKLYHKCLECSKPIAMHAMENLLKHKFTHLPHRCTKCKLCHRLYKYRQDLIVHLRLCHREEVLSMMGNAKNNSNSSSHNNSRATTPALTKGRLEIRDIKEDALSRSSSQVSDQRQSENANINERKCEKHIQYICPVCSTEFTIKNDWLSHVQEMHNFCTITGLGFRQRIHSTVECLECKKVMSDKSIEQLQLHKFSHLPCKAWVRCKLCFRTFNSHKDIVKHLLTQHRLDNDEYGDVAADESQDGGSLDPYSAPLNDNDDDQALADEQGKSDVRDIYETQIDYLCPKCGKEFFERKMWRKHIVKAHHYTDLKTLCFVVLNEHQLQCRLCGKIITNAYGVQNAQQHYFTHLPHKAYIRCRICTKSYTDRKGLVKHLRKVHHINPKTAAAAAIAAAASKNIRPQSSFQQPQTPSQVRAPRTAPVKEIVSHNGVIYEIQFLDEGNNDEVFPLNDSSPLFGEGRNDDSFAMPTKRHVCPDCYSTFSTAQALQKHTREQHDFKKPSQAHVCSLCYCTFESGGALQDHKLKHHMKNSTSTIESENNDDDDLLLIPTGNEDVKTNSNSGAGAPSIEQYFCYLCPACGEEFKSQYEWRRHINDIHYFDRRYELNFSQIDKFHFQCVECKEIVNSAKLKGLQDHKFRHLPYKLYIKCRLCSTCYNHKPNMITHLRIRHNLVDPRESRNSSPSMSPSPQMRFNTSSSYDIPSSTQAFNVFKPLTTEDVISNHNAVDHESITYRCPQCNEAFDTHALWRQHIVTAHDLNSRQGLNFRQLDAHHYICLECYKRVTVTHTKGAIGQLQSHKFRHLPYKSFCCTKCYGLFVRKQMFFKHLNRTTNRCPLLGNERVPNYNTKAKGSPMSLARPLPGNSGNSGPTKHLNFSITSKEKCPYIIQCPQCGIKFEKWHPWREHIEKVHALHSMASLKFKKINDHLHICIQCKERVTGANFINLQTHRFKHLPYGTYLHCRYCDVRYYYMINIIKHMKQKHPNHGMEQLELQVESRGDEVADPSPATVSMEVDKECEEKEKKDTDNAANDDNQEDEDNAVIIDDDQHENKTVATKDVEYGFGCESSICSYIIQCPQCGIKYDNWHLWQDHIASAHSLHKHDELNFTKIFDWLEECNECKERVNATSLVYLQTHKFKHLPYGMYLQCRYCEAKFNYMINIVRHLKSKHPEHALQQLDQPSGLADVLPDNENEINEEKEEEEEEEETNAVGKTKEFGNVEIDVDAEGDDDEEEDDDDDDDDDDDDEEDDDANDVNNGGEDFVERMDVDDKSEDDFEEGEEDDDENDDNDDDDEDDDDEIENYANVNDVEEGPAIDSGENTNIEVPRGAVEDIEEVDEPDEQFVLG